The Bradyrhizobium guangxiense genomic sequence CAGGCCAGGAGCCGATCGGCATCTTGCTTTTCCTCGCGCCCGAAGAGAACACGTTCACGCCCGACCTGGTCGAGTTGCTCGGACGCCTCGCCGAGAACGTCTCCTTTGCTCTCGACAATTTCGATCGCGCCGAGGAGAAGGCCCGCACCGAGGCGCAGAAGGAACGGCTGACGCGCATGTTCGCGGCCCTGAGCGCGACCAATGAGGCGATCATGCGGGCGAAGTCGCGCGCCGAGCTGTTCGACCTCGTGTGTCTCGCCGCCTCGAACGGCGCCAAGTTCACCTCGACCACGATCGCGCTGGCCAAGGCCGACAGCGATCAGCTGGAGATCGTGGCGAGCGCAGGCCCGTCCGCGGACACCACGCGCAACGTCCGTCTGTCCATCGACCCCGAACGGCCCGAAGGGCGCGGAATGAGCGGCACGGCGTTCCGCACGCGCCAGCCCTGCATCAGCAACGACTATCTCAACGACCAGCGCGTGAGCGCCTTCCACGCCATCGTGCGCGGCGACGGCGCGCGCTCGGGCGCGGCGTTCCCGCTTGTCGTGCACGACCAGGCGGTCGGCGTCATGATCTACATGTCGACCGAACCGGCCACCTTCACGGCCGAGTTCGTCGAGCTGTTGCAGCGTCTTGCCGACAACGTGTCCTTTGCGATGGAGAATTTCGACCGCGCCGACGCCAAAAACCAGGCGGACGAGCGGATCGAGTACCTCGCCTCGCATGACAGCCTGACGGACCTTCCGAATCGCGAGACCTTCAACGGGCTCTTGCGCGAGGCGATCGACACGGCAGAGCGCCACGATCACCGCTTTGCGGTGCTGTTCATCGACCTCGACCGCTTCAAGGTCATTAACGATTCGCTGGGGCACGAGGCCGGCGACCTGCTTCTGCTCGAGGTGGCGAACCGTTTGCGCAGGGCGCTGCGGGCAAGCGACGTGGTGGCGCGGCTCGGCGGCGACGAGTTCGTGGTGATCCTCGACCAGTGCGGCGAGATCGACGACGTTCAGCGCATCGCGACCGAGCTCTTGACCGCGCTCGCCCAACCCATGGAACTGGCCGGGCACGAGTGCCACACCACGGCTTCGATCGGCATCGCGATGTATCCGGCCAACGGCTCCGACGCACAGACGTTGACCAAGAACGCCGACATGGCGATGTATCTCGCCAAGGAGGACGGCAAGAACGGCTATCGCTTCTTCTCCAAGGAAGTGAAGACGCAGTCGATCGAACGGCTGTCGCTGGAGAGCGCGCTGCGCCGGGCGCTGGAGCGCGAGCAGTTTTCACTGAACTACCAGCCCAAGGTGGAGATGGAGACCGGCCAGATCACCGGCGTGGAGGCGCTGCTGCGCTGGACCCATCCCGAGCTCGGCAACGTCTCCCCGGCGCAATTCATTCCGCTCGCGGAGGAAACCGGGCTGATCGTGCCGATCGGCCGCTGGGTGCTCAACGAAGCCTGCGCGCAGGCGATGGCCTGGCAGCGCCGCGGCCTGCTGCCGCTGTCGATGGCGGTCAATCTGTCGCCGCGGCAGTTCGCCGACGAGCAGCTGTTGCAGGACGTCGACGAAGCGCTCGCGGCCAGCGGCATGTCGCCGGTGCTGCTCCAGCTCGAAGTCACCGAGAGCATGATGATGCGCAATGTCGGTCGCGCGCTCAAGGTGCTCGACGCCATCCAGAGCCGCGGCATTCGCCTCGCCATCGACGATTTCGGCACCGGCTATTCCTCGATGTCGCTGATGAAGCACTTTCCGATCGACACCATCAAGATCGACCGCTCCTTCGTGCGGGCCCTGCCACAGGATTCGGAAGACCAGGCGATCGCGCAGGCGATCATCAGCATGGGCAAGGCGCTCGGCATGACCGTCGTCGCCGAGGGTGTCGAGAACGCCGAGCAGGAGGCGTTCCTGCGCGCCCATGGCTGCGACGAGATGCAGGGCTTCCTGATCTCAAAGCCCTTGCCGGCACGACAGATGGCGGACTTGCTGCGGCCGATGGCGCTGCCTATCGCCCCGCCACTCCAGCCGGAGCCGGACGTTGCCGTCAACGAAGCCACGGAGGCGGCAGCGTCACGGCTGAAACGCGCTGTCGTCTGACGGCTGCGGGTGCAGCTCGCGGACGTCGTGCTCGCCGCCCTCGGCCTTGCTCGGAAAATCCTGGGGCCCCGTCAGCGAGGTCTGTTCGACGAACAGCGCGAGAATCGTCCGCGCCCCCTCGGCAAAGCTCGTGCCTTCGTGCAAGCCGAGTTCGCGGCACCACGCGAAGTTCATCGCTTCCTGGTCGTCGACCACGGTCATCGCAGGCCCCCACCACCAGGCAGGCGCGGGCGAACGCTCATCCGTCGGCACGAGTTGCCAGCGGACGAACTCCTCCATCACGCGTTCGAACTCCAGGCGGGCAGCCTGATGCATTCGGTCGATACTCCCTTGAATCCGCGCGTGATGACAGATCGCTACGCGGATTCGATTGTGGTCCTGACATCAGGAGAAATCGGCTCTCGCAGCCGGCAGAGCCAGGCATCGCGACCTCGTCGTCGGCGATGCCGCAAAATGCGGCCGTCGGCGATAGGCCGGCAGCGGCAACGAGCACGCATTCTAGCCGTTTGGACGCACGGCGGGCAAGGTACGGATGTTACGGTTGCCTAACGCGACCTGAACGGATGCGCCGTCTGGTGCCAGGCCCAGGCGGTTCGGATGATTGTGGCGAGGTCGGAGTGACCCGGCACGAAGTTCAGTACCTTTCGCGCGGCTGAGGGGTCGGCGACCAGATATGTCGGATCGCCGGCGCGGCGCGGCTTGACGGTGTGCGGCACCTCGCGCCCGGTCTCCTGCTTGATCGCGTTGAGGATCTCGCGCACGGAAAAGCCGGAACCGGTGCCGAGATTGAAGCTGCCGCCGGCATGTCCGCCTTCCAGAAGCTTCAATGCCGCGACATGCGCCGCCGCGAGGTCGGTGACGTGAATGTAGTCGCGGATCGCGGTTCCGTCCGGCGTGTCGTAGTCGTCGCCGAACACCGCGAAGTCGACGTGGCCCTGCAGCGCCATCATGGCGCGGGGAATGAGATGGGTTTCGTTGTCGCGCAGCTCGCCGATGCCGCCGGCCGGATC encodes the following:
- a CDS encoding bifunctional diguanylate cyclase/phosphodiesterase, which gives rise to MPTTLARTFAALSAINEAILYAKSPDELYQKVCDAGFSSGDFLAVAVFLVEPDGRRLRFAAGSGDDIPRLRTILITTEAGTPEGSGVGGEAFRDQKLCISNDYLNDPRSLAWREGAAAAHIGAAAALPLLCNGKGVGVLLVTRREANSLNDQMVSLFERMSANISYALDNFAREAAQQTSERATRRLNRMFGALSATNEAILRAKTEQELYQLVCDASVHGGKSLATIVLLREPDSHWMKPVAATGQNLELVTQARYSVDPENPYGKGISGEVFRTQKAVVESDLASRTRGTPWEQANVNTGVAACVVAPLIKRGESVGVLLFFISRSWAKDEEIVALLLRMAENVSFAIANFDRESEKARIAAEEERLARMYAALSATNEAILRARSRTELFDLVCEATAKGAKFTSANIALVDREAELLRVVACYGPNANEVRNFKFSISEQVPEGRGLTGTAYRTRQPAVSNDVLADDRIAPWHASARRNGIVSSAALPLFSGNRVEGVFLFNSPELGTFTDEFVELLSKLQANVAFALEGFDRADEKALADKQRDRLSGMFEALSATNEAIIRAKTREELFEAACQAAVLGDVFASATIGLIDKDKELVRVVAVKGRLQERMAERTCNISAGHPEGQGIIGTSLRTRRPSVMNDYLNEPRSMYWRTKAGEDGTRAAASFPLLRAGQEPIGILLFLAPEENTFTPDLVELLGRLAENVSFALDNFDRAEEKARTEAQKERLTRMFAALSATNEAIMRAKSRAELFDLVCLAASNGAKFTSTTIALAKADSDQLEIVASAGPSADTTRNVRLSIDPERPEGRGMSGTAFRTRQPCISNDYLNDQRVSAFHAIVRGDGARSGAAFPLVVHDQAVGVMIYMSTEPATFTAEFVELLQRLADNVSFAMENFDRADAKNQADERIEYLASHDSLTDLPNRETFNGLLREAIDTAERHDHRFAVLFIDLDRFKVINDSLGHEAGDLLLLEVANRLRRALRASDVVARLGGDEFVVILDQCGEIDDVQRIATELLTALAQPMELAGHECHTTASIGIAMYPANGSDAQTLTKNADMAMYLAKEDGKNGYRFFSKEVKTQSIERLSLESALRRALEREQFSLNYQPKVEMETGQITGVEALLRWTHPELGNVSPAQFIPLAEETGLIVPIGRWVLNEACAQAMAWQRRGLLPLSMAVNLSPRQFADEQLLQDVDEALAASGMSPVLLQLEVTESMMMRNVGRALKVLDAIQSRGIRLAIDDFGTGYSSMSLMKHFPIDTIKIDRSFVRALPQDSEDQAIAQAIISMGKALGMTVVAEGVENAEQEAFLRAHGCDEMQGFLISKPLPARQMADLLRPMALPIAPPLQPEPDVAVNEATEAAASRLKRAVV